The genomic segment GACCGGAACCGGTCCGATGCAGGAGTAAAAACATATGCCCAAGGCAAGCAGCAACAACATCCCTGCAAAACGTTTTACGGCTTTCATTTTAAGTTTCACTTTGACGCAACATTTTTTTGCATGCAAACATATGCCCACTGCTTTTTCATTTCCTCCGTCATTCCCGGCCGTTTATTAATCGATAAAACCTGTTTTTGCGCCTGTCATGTTCCGGCCGTCATGGGTGAGCGTGCAGTTATTCCTGCCCAACCCTCTTTTCGGCACAATTGTGATCGTTTCAGATCCCCGGATAATTTTATAATCTTCACCGGATAATTTTGACAAGTATTCCTCCACCGGCATTCCCGCCCGCGCCATACCGCAGGCATCCGCAGCCATACGCTTCGCCTGACTCATCTCATAAACAAAATACCCGGCTGATAAACTGATCAGCAGGGCCATCGCATAAGCTGTTTTACGAACAAGCGGACGGATTTTTCTATTATCGGACTTTACCCCGGCCTGCGGCCAGAAGATTTTCCGGGCTGTCTTGCGCAGGAAATAATAAAGACCCGCCATTCCCAGGATAAACAGCAGCGGCGCGCCTTTTTCGCTTTCAAAGAGCGGCATGAACGGCAGAATAAAAAAGGACAGAAATATTAAAATGGCCGGGTAGCGGGCCCAGAGCGCATACCGGATCACGCCGGAGCCGGTAACTGTCGCGGCGAACGCGTAAAGGACGGCCACAACAACAGTGGTAATGCCGTCTGCTGCAATCAGTCGGATATTGATCAGAACAAGAACGCAAATGAAAAGCAGGGCAAAACCGATGACCCGGATGGCAGCATAGGCATTTCGTTCGTCTTTGAGCTGCTTTTTTTCTTCGTTGGTTACCCAACGGTTGTGAAAAAGCCGCATTTTCTTACTCCGGGCTTCCTCTTCCGTCATTCCATCACGGGGAATGCCCCAATCCGTATTGATCAATAAATCCGTTCGTTCCGGCTGATATTTTTTCATCAAGATGCTTCACCTATCCCGTCGGCTGAATATTTTTACCGTCTGGACGCAATCCCTGTGATGATCCGCCGCTGCAACAGACTTCGGCAAATTTCTATGGGGATCGTTCCGATGGCTTCTTTTGAAGTAGGGATCATCCTGGCTGCCTGTGAAAACAAACAAGATAAACAGAAAGACCAGCAGCAAAAAAAGAACCAGCCCATTCGCTCTTAACCTGAAGAACGCCGGAAGCAGACCGGACAGGCCATTGTTTTGTGTCTCCCCGCTTTTCGGGATGCTGTATAACAGCCCCATAATCACTAAAGGCCCAAGAAAAGGAAAAACAGTTACTGCTACAATCACGTAGAATCGCCAGTCGATCAAAGGCCGGCAGCCTCTGTTCTTCAATTCCGCAAAGGCGCCGATGATAAAAAGAAAACAGGAGAAAAAAAAGACAATGCCGAAAAAATATTCTCTACCGGAAGCCGCCATCATCGCTGCAAGGAAGGCGGCAGCATGGCTGATCAGTCCCGTAAAAAGAGTATTTCTTCCGATGCCGGTATAGGCTATTTCCTTCATGATATCATCTTCTCATCCAGGATATTGTTCCGTTTATGCAAAACGGGATAAATTTCCAACAGCTAAAATGCCGCCAACATTGAATTATAAGGTTTTTTAACGATTATCCCCATATGGCATATCCTGTTTCATGATCTTTACTCGAGTGTTTCTCTGACCTTCGCGGCAAGATCTCTTAAAGAAAACGGTTTGGAAATGAATTTTATGCCCTCATCAAGAATCCCCTGGCGCGCAATCACATCTGCCGTGTACCCCGACATATAAAGACATTTCATACCCGGTTTAATGGGGATAATCCGTTCCGACAGTTCCTTTCCGTTCATATCCGGCATCACGATATCGGTAAGCAGCAGGTCAATGTTTCCGTCATATTCTCCGACCAGTCGAACGGCCTGATCTGTTTTACTGGCCGTCAGCACCCTGTAGCCCAGTATTTCCAGCATGTCGCGGCTGAGTTTCAGCACCGATTCCTCATCCTCCACAATTAATATCGTCTCGGTGCCGCTCTGCGCTTCCACCCCTTCCTGATGATCAGAAGATTCCATGATCGCCGCGCTGTACCGGGGAAGATAGATCCTGAATGTTGTTCCCTGTCCCGGTTCGCTGTAGGCATTGATGAATCCGCCGTTTTGTTTCACGATTCCATAAATAGTGGCCAGCCCCAGACCTGTCCCTTGTCCGATATTCTTGGTCGTAAAGAATGGTTCAAAGATATTGGCCAAGACTTCTTTTTCCATTCCACAACCGTCGTCGCTCATCGTCAATAAAACATATTCACCGGGAACGCATTCCGGCATGCCTGAACAGTAGGTTTCATCGCATATCTTATTGGACGTTTCGATAATGATTTTTCCCGCCATATTCATTGCGTCACGGGCATTCACCACGAGATTAACCAGAATTTGATCAACCTGGGAAGGATCAATCCTGACATTCCAGAGTTTCCGGCCCGGCATCCAGACCAGATTGATGTTCTCGCCGATAAGTCTGTTGAGCATCTTGAGCATGCCGGTCACCATGTCGTTCATGTCCAGAACCTCGGGGCTGATCGTCTGCTTGCGGGCAAACGCCAGCAACTGACGGGTCAGATCCGCCGACCGTTTCGCCGCGTTCATGGTGTCTTCCAGGGCATTACGGAGGAATTCAGGGGAGTCAACTTTGCGCATCGCCATTTCCGTATTGCCGATAATCACGCTGAGCATGTTGTTAAAATCATGGGCGACGCCACCGGCCAGTTGTCCGATGGCATCCATTTTCTGAGCATGGAACAGCTGCTGCTCCAGATTCTGACGATCTTCCTCCAGTCGCTTCAGATCAGTAATGTCCTGCATGCTGAAAATAGCACACGTATCTTCAGCGATTTGAATGGATCGGACGGAATAGAGGGCGCTGCGCACCACGCCGTCCTTTCGCCGGAATTGAAACTCACGAGATAATACGTCCCGGCCAGCCTTCAATTCCTCAATCATAAAATCCCGATCAAAAGGATTGCTCCAGAAATTAATTTCATGGGAAGTTTTTCCTATAGCCTCGCTTCCCAGCCATCCGGTAACCTCTTCAAATCCTTTATTTGCATCAATAATGAGTCCATCCTTTATTCGTGTAATGGCCATGCAGTCCGGTGTCGATATGAAGACTTTTCGGAATTTCTCTTCGGACTGGCGCAGCAGCTCTTCCGCATGATGACGTTCCGTACTGTCCCTGCCGATTAACAATACACCTGAAGGTTTTCCATCATCCGTTAATAAAGATGCCCGGATGTCAAACGTCAACGTTTTACCCGAGGGGGGGATCAGTTCCCATTCAAAAGCCAGTGTTTCGCTGAATCCTTCGCGTCTTTTTTGCATCATTTCCTTTTGAACTGAATGCAGATGCGGCGGTGTAAAAGCCAGTAGACTCATCCCAATCAGATCAATGCCGTCCGCATAAATGAGGCTGGCTTTATTCACATACGTTATCCTGAAATCAAGATCCACGGTCACAATTAAATCATGCGCGGTCTCGGCAAGCTGACGATACTTTTCTTCGCTCTTCTTAAGGCGTTCTTCCGCCCGCTTGCGTTCGCTGATATCCCGACACTCACTGACAAAGCCGAACGGCGATCCGTCTTCATTACGCAAAACACCGCCGGTCACCTCAAAAGGAACTTTCCTTCCGCCTTTCATGATCATTTGATATTCACTTGGCCCCTGCTTACGCCCCTCCATGACCAGGGATATATTTTGAATCAGCCTTTCCTGGTCTTCGGAAGCTATGAACATGAGCAGGTTCTGCCCTTCAAGTTGCTCGCGGCTGTACCCACTGAACTGAAGGGTGTAGTCGTTTACATAAAGAATCTTGCCGTCAAGGTCGGTGCGGGCAATCATATCGGGAATCGTGTTAACCAGTCTGGTATAAACCTCCTCACTTTTCCGCAGGGCTTCTTCCGCAAGCTTTCGCTCAGTGACATCCCGCGACACACCATGAAGTCCGGTCAAAACGCCCTGGTCATTGCGAAGGCCGCCAATGGTTGTCTCGAACCAGCGGGTTGACCCGTTTTTATGATAATATTCCAGGATCAGGGTTACTTTTCTGTCGGGATCCGCATGACCCTGTTGTTCGAGGGCAAGCTCCCCGGCCAGAGTCTCGATCGCAAGCGTCCATGACTCCGGTGTCATTTGCTCCTCGACAGTCAGAGGGATTTGATCTTCCTGGTTGAACCCGAGCACTGTTCGCGCGGAGGGGGTAATATAGAGCGTCTGCAAATTCATGTCGGTGATCCATACGACATCGGTCATTTTCTCCGTTAGAAGCCTGTATTTTTTTTCGCTTTCCCGCAACTCCGCGTGGAGTCTTCCGGCCTCCGCAGCTTCTTTTTCAAGCACTTTTATTCTTTGTTCCAGATCATGATAGGCGGGTTTTTTATTCATGGACATGGCGTCTCCAGTTGTTCGGGGAAGAGGCTGTAAGCAATCTGGAAAGACTGCTTTTTGTCATGGGTCTTAATGAAAACACCTCAGCAACAATGAATATTTGCAGTGAAAAGTATAGACAGGTTGGTAGGGTAAGTCAATTCAATAATACCTGCGCTTCGCATTGTGTCTGTTACGTTCATAATTCCTGATTCTCCATTCTATCTTTTTATGTTACATTAAAATCAACAGCCGTTCATACTTTTTGAACGCTGCAGAACCACGCTGAAAATGAGGATAAAACCGCAACCTACGGCGGCAGGAGAAACGGGGTTGGTCGATTCATAATTACATGATACGAATCCTGCACGGCTGTATAAACAAATCAGGAAATTAATCATGAATAACCAGAGCGTGATGAATCTGCATTTGCTTACACTCAAATTCTCCGGAGACTCGGCGGATCTCGAGAAACCATTTCAGCGCGAATACTTCCGGGCTTCACTGCCCCACAATCGTGCGGCTCTGATTATCGGACTATTATTCTACTCGGCTTTCGGCATTCTCGATCTGCTGCTCATGCCGGAACATAAATCCACGATATGGCTGATCCGCTTTGCTGTTGTCGGCCCCGCACTGATCGGGACATTTCTGTTGTCGTTTTCGAGATCGTTTCAATGGTACATAAATCCTTTGATGACCTTCGTCTCCCTTGTGGCCGGCGGGGGAATCATCTGGATGGTCTTTATTGCTCCGCAACCGGTCAATTATTACTATTATGCGGGGGTGATGCTCGTTTTCATATGGACCTATACCTTTGTCCGTATCCCGTTTCTCTGGGCTTCTTTCGCCGGTTGGGTGCTGGTGGTTCTCTACGAAATCTCGGCCATCTGGATCAGCCCCACACCCTTCTCCGTTTTGATCAACAACAATTTCTTTTTTATCAGTGCGAATGTGATGGGAATGATTGCCTGTTATTCCCTGGAATACTATGCCCGGCGTAATTTTTTTCTGATGCAGCAGACGGAAACAGACCGGGAAAGAATCAATTGCATCAATCGGGAGCTGGAAAGCCGCACGGTCGCGTATCAAATCGTCAATCGAACGCTTGAAGAGGAAATTGACGAGCGTAAAAAGATGGAGAAGAAACTGAGGGACAGCGAGGAATTTTTCCGGGAGATCACCATTAATTCATCCGATGTCCTTTTTATTATCAATGGAAAGGGAAGCATTACTTATGTAAGTCCGTCAGTGGAGAGGATCGTCGGCTACAGACCCGACGAACTGATCGGCAAAAACAGTTTTGATTTGATTATACCTGAAGATCATTCCAGAGCCGGTAAAGATTTCGGCATGGCCCTTCTGACAAAGGAAGTTTCCATCCCCAACAACTTCCGCATCCGGCATAAAAACGGCGCCGAACTCATCATGGAGGGTATCGGTAAGAACCTTCTCGATAATCCGGTCATTGCGGGTTTCGTGATGAATGTCCGCGATGTCACCGATCGCAAGCGGACGGAAGAATCACTTAAGGAAACCGAACAACGCTTCCGGTTGATCACAGACAATGTTCGAGACAGCGTCTGGCTTATGGATATGAACCTGAGAACCAACTGGATTTCTCCATCCGCCGAACACAAGCGCGGTTTTACACTGGAAGAGCTTCAGAATCTTTCCCTGGAACAGCATCTTTCACCGCAATCACTTCAAACAGCTCTTGCATTGATCGAGAAAAATCTCACTCCGGACAGATTAGCAAATCATCAGGAAGATATTTCGATAAAAGCAGAACTCGAATTCTACCGCAAGGATGGTTCCACGATGTGGGCCGATACGGTCATTACACTGCTCAGGGACGGACAAGGAATACCTGCCGGCTTTGTCGGTCTTTCCCGGGATACGACCGAACGCCGTGAAATGGAAGAAGCGCTCAGGGAAAACGAAAAAAAATACAGACTGCTGACCGAAAAAATGACCGACATCGTATGGATTGCGGATATGAATTTGCGGACGCTCTATGTTACCCCCTCCGTCCAGACCGTACTGGGATTCACGCAGGAAGAGCGAATGCGTCAGACCATTGACCAGCAATTTACGCCCGATTCATTGTTTTTCGGATTAGAGGCCATGGCCAGAGAGTTGACCCTTGAAGCACAGGGGCAAGGGGATCCCGAAAGAAAAGCGGTTCTTGTCCTGGAATACTATCACAAGGACGGTTCAACCCGCTGGATGGAAACGGTCATCACCGGACTTCGCAATGATCAGGGCGTTTTGACCGGTCTCCATGGTGTTTCCAGAGATGTTACCGCGCGGAAAAAGGCGGAGGATGCTCTTCAGAAAAGCGAAAAGCGATATAGAACAATCTTTGAGAGTACGGCTACGGCTAATATCATCATCGCCGAAGACACAACCATCCTCATGGCCAATGACAATTTCGCCAACTTATGCGGGTATCCGAAGAACGAACTGGAAGGTAAGATGAGTTGGACGGTTTTCATCCATCCTGATGATCTGCAAAAAATGAAAACCTATCATAAAATACGCCGGGTCGATTCCGCACTGGCGCCCTCTTCCTATGAATTCCGATTTTTAAACCGGAAAGGCGAGATGCTGTATCTCTTTATCAGCATCGCCGTCATTCCCGAAACGAAAGAAAGCATCGCTTCTCTGGTCGACTTAACCGGAAGGAAGCAACTTGAAGTACAGCTCACTCAGGCGCAAAAGATGGAATCCGTGGGGCGCCTCGCCGGTGGCGTTGCCCATGACTTCAACAACATGCTCAGCGTAATCATCGGCAATACGGAGATGGCCATGAACAAGATTCAATCCTCTGAACCTCTCTATAGATCGCTGCAGGAAATTATGAATGCCGGAATGCGGTCTGCCGATCTGACCCGTCAGCTGCTGGCGTTTGCCCGAAAGCAGACGATCAGTCCCAAAGTGCTGGACCTGAATGATACAGTAACCGGCATGCTCAAGATGCTCCAGAGGCTCATCGGCGAGAACATTGACCTGGTCTGGCATCCCGGTCACAACCTGTGGAAGGTGAGAATAGACCCGTCTCAACTGGACCAACTCCTGGCTAACCTGGCCGTGAATGCCCGTGATGCCATAGATAAAACAGGAAGGATCACGATCGAAACCGCCAACACCACCTGCGATGCAGCATACTGCATGGACCAGCCGGAATGCATTCCCGGCGCGTACATTTTATTGGTCATCAGCGACAACGGCTGCGGCATGGATAAGGAAACACTTGCCAATATTTTTGAACCCTTCTTCACCACCAAGAAAGAAGGTCAGGGAACAGGTCTTGGCCTGGCTACTGTATATGGCATTGTCAAGCAGAATAACGGATTCATCAATGTGTATAGCGAGCCGGGACAGGGTACAACATTCAGGATCTACCTTCCCCGCTGTATGGATAAAGACATGGAAGCAAATGATGATCAGCAGGAACCTGAAATACAGGGGGGTCATGAGACCATTCTTATTGTAGAAGATGAAGAAACCGTCTTGAAGCTCAGCAAGAATATGCTTGAACTACTAGGCTATAAAGTGCTGGCGGCCGGCAGCAAAGATCAGGCGCTGCAGTTGGCCCGCGAACACAGCCATGACATTGACTTGCTGCTCACCGATGTGGTGATGCCGAATATCAACGGAAAGGAACTGTCGGAGTTGATCATTGCCATTAAGCCGGGTCTGAAGCGTTTGTTCATGTCCGGGTACACGGCGGATGTCATCGCGCTCCAGGGCGTACTGGACGAAGGTGTAAAATTTATTTCCAAACCATTTACTTTAAAAGATCTCGCGACCAGGGTCAGGGAAGTGCTTGGGTAGACACTTTTTTTCTGCATCTTGCCTGTCATGAAACAGCCGGGCAGGTAAACGGCCCTCATTTATCGAACATCTGAAAATACGGATCCATCCAATTTTGATCAAGACAGCCGTCATTCAGCTCATCCGGAAACTTGCGTTCAAAAATGATAACCCGCAGCCTGAAACCGCAACACAAAACAAAAAAAGAGGTTACAGGTAATAGCGTAACCTCTCGATTTTATCTGGTCGGGGCGGCAGGATTTGAACCTGCGACATCTTGCTCCCAAAGCAAAAGACCTGCTTTTTTACTATCTATTATCATTGATTTTTTTACGTTTATTTTGCGGCGACCCCCCTTAAATCCGCTACAAAAACAGCAAATCCACTACAAGACCCACTACACGGAACCCCGCTTTTACTTCGGAGTATTCCATGGCCTTTTCTACTCAGCGATTATCATCCTTCTGATCTTCATCCTCGCCCTCTCGTTGTCCGGCTGCACGTCCCTTGTAACCGATCTACGAAAAGAAGGCTTTGCCCTGACGCATGGGAGCTTTGAGAGGATTCCTGCAGGGCGTGAATTTTCCAGAGAATACGAGCTTAAAATAAAGGTGCATGTCGTGGATAGCCGGGTAAAGTTTAAACATCAGCCTTACCGTGGCGCGGCTATGGGTGTGATCGGGTACGCTTCCACGGGAGAACCACCTGAAATATGGGTGATCGGCAAGCAACTGCCGGACGGAACTATCATCATCAACCAGCACGTTTTAGGCCATGAACTGAACCACGTTTTAAGCTGGCAAGGCGGGGAAGTGGTTAATCCGGATAATTTGGATCAGATGGGTTACTGATTACCGCCTATTTTTTCCCCTGGCTTCGCGCAAATTTTCCTGAACAGCTCCATGATCGTATCAGTGGGAACTTCCGGATGCCTTATGGCTATTAGTTTTAAAATCGTAGCTGCGATGCTTGGAATCAGGAGCATGACAAAAGAAAAGTTATGCCATACCCACATCCACCATTTATCATCGAAAATATATTGAAAGTCCATTATGCTGCCTCCGTATCATAAATTTTCGGTTCACTTTTAGCCAGCGCAGCGCTTTCGGCAAATTCAATCACCGCGTTGTACCAACCCAAGGCCCGGCGCTCGACAATCTTCTTTTCTGCCCACTGGATAGGCTTTAAATGCCCCCATCGTTCGATCATTTTATACCCGTCATCGACTATTAACAGATACAGAAGACCGTCAAAATACTCCCTGCAGGACATCGGAAGAAGCCCTTGCCGTATAGCCTCATAACCTCCATCATGGAAAAAAGCGCCACGCATGCAATAACGACTATCCATCGTTGGACCACTAGGCCCATCTGACGGATATCCATCTTTCAGGGTGAAAATACCATCGGGCGACATTTTCAAGTGTTTTGTCTCGAAAGCGTACCCTTTAAGGGCGGTATATACGGACCAATCGCCCTCGACTGTGTATTTTACCCCGGAACGGTATTTCATTGTCCTGCCTTGTTTTTAATCATCTTTAAAAAGCCGTGGACCCGGTCAACATAAACCTGATTAACAAGTTTTCCCCCTTTATATTTTGGGGTGCCGCAGTTATAAGCCGAAATGCCCTCATCAAGGCTTGGTGCATATTTTTTATAGCACTTCGATAATTTCAGACATCCCCATTCAAGATTTGTTTCCGGATCCATTAATCCAGACCATGGCCCCTTATATCCAAGCTCTCTCGCTACCTGACCCATGATCTGCAGGAGCCCGAAAGATGTTGCCCGTCCTCTGGCTTCATTTTGATCTTTTAGATTCAGCGGGAAAATGTAATGCTCATAAAATGATGGTTCAAAACGTGTCGCGTCCGGTTTTCCGCTGCTTTCAGTGAGAATATGTGCTTCGACTAAGTCTGGGTCAAGCTGGTACGCCGCGGCTTTTAATTCAATAAGTTTTCGTAATTCCTGCTTCATGCTTTCGTATCTATCCTCTGCCCATGCATTAAGATTGATGCCCCCGCTTCAAGCCCGTTTTCGATCAGGCGTTCCCGTAAGATTGACCGTTCCTGAACCCATTCCGCTTTTTCCTGTTTTAACTGGGCGGTTTCATCATTGGAGCAACGATCATTGAATGGGCAAAAAGCACATAGGGCGTTCATTTTTTTATCCTTCGATCAAGACTCTCAATCTTTTCTGCCGTTGTTTTTGTGTTGGATTCAATTTTGTCCAGGC from the Deltaproteobacteria bacterium HGW-Deltaproteobacteria-6 genome contains:
- a CDS encoding lysozyme, with the protein product MKQELRKLIELKAAAYQLDPDLVEAHILTESSGKPDATRFEPSFYEHYIFPLNLKDQNEARGRATSFGLLQIMGQVARELGYKGPWSGLMDPETNLEWGCLKLSKCYKKYAPSLDEGISAYNCGTPKYKGGKLVNQVYVDRVHGFLKMIKNKAGQ